In a genomic window of Candidatus Ozemobacteraceae bacterium:
- the aat gene encoding leucyl/phenylalanyl-tRNA--protein transferase yields the protein MNQQSPGGIPELEALFPSLVTFPDPRRARKDGLLAVGGDMLPGTLIRAYARGIFPWTSDPITWWSPDPRAIFDIASFRLSTRGERYLRSGRFEITFDTAFESVMEGCARPAPGREESWISRGFVVSYTRLFRMGFAHSVEARMEGKLVGGVYGVALGGFFAGESMFHTVPNASNVALGALMARLKLRGFTLFDTQVITPHTRRLGAFEIPRIEYLRLLSSALRKPCDFP from the coding sequence ATGAACCAGCAGTCTCCCGGCGGAATTCCCGAGCTGGAAGCCCTGTTCCCGAGTCTTGTCACCTTTCCCGACCCGCGGCGGGCGCGGAAGGACGGGCTTCTCGCCGTCGGCGGCGACATGCTCCCGGGAACGCTGATCCGTGCGTATGCTCGCGGCATCTTTCCCTGGACCTCGGATCCGATCACTTGGTGGTCTCCGGATCCCAGGGCGATCTTCGATATCGCCTCTTTCAGGCTTTCCACACGCGGCGAGCGGTATTTGCGATCGGGCAGGTTCGAGATAACGTTCGATACGGCCTTCGAGAGCGTCATGGAAGGGTGCGCGAGGCCTGCGCCCGGCCGTGAAGAGAGCTGGATAAGCAGGGGGTTCGTCGTTTCCTACACGCGGTTGTTCCGGATGGGATTCGCGCACAGCGTGGAAGCCCGGATGGAGGGGAAGCTCGTCGGCGGCGTGTATGGCGTCGCCCTGGGCGGTTTTTTCGCCGGCGAGTCGATGTTTCACACGGTTCCAAACGCTTCGAACGTGGCCCTCGGTGCCCTCATGGCGCGTCTGAAGCTGCGCGGGTTCACGCTTTTTGACACCCAGGTGATCACTCCGCACACCAGACGACTCGGCGCGTTCGAGATCCCCCGGATCGAGTATCTCCGACTGCTTTCGTCCGCGCTCCGGAAACCCTGCGACTTCCCCTGA
- a CDS encoding prepilin-type N-terminal cleavage/methylation domain-containing protein yields the protein MIRRRGFSFVEVLVAILVLSCFLLPLTRHITHVRRISLGARDSVMANTLLASCLADFRSVPFDDLGNPDSATYTRILDRYRGVQIVGQFICEINITIQPGSDHRIKVISLDSTFRMPGIQVAQRALELKGFMVAPPQ from the coding sequence ATGATTCGACGACGCGGTTTTTCGTTCGTGGAAGTACTGGTCGCAATACTGGTTCTTTCCTGCTTTCTCCTTCCCCTGACGCGCCATATAACGCATGTCCGGCGAATATCCCTCGGTGCCCGCGACTCCGTCATGGCCAACACGCTTCTCGCCTCGTGTCTTGCGGATTTTCGTTCCGTTCCGTTCGATGACCTGGGAAATCCCGACAGTGCGACATACACCCGCATTCTCGACCGGTATCGCGGCGTCCAGATCGTCGGCCAGTTCATCTGTGAAATCAACATCACCATTCAACCCGGATCGGACCATCGCATCAAGGTCATCTCCCTCGATTCGACGTTCCGCATGCCCGGGATCCAGGTCGCTCAAAGAGCACTCGAGTTGAAAGGATTCATGGTTGCACCGCCTCAATAG
- a CDS encoding methyl-accepting chemotaxis protein has translation MSLLGNLKIKTRLFITMIIVSAVLLGLNLYITGMIRNTVKSQIPLQVQTLLTSETNRLETIVESYEKLTRFISRLDATVQFLSWTLQQPDAVDVIEQWRKALHSPMAQMSKIGGRGTGEIAEIAILSVDGKTRYRIGKGGTVLPVNSAPYEPFVSDMNIASMTEDTYYKSPIILVQESAFSPSGKADSRSSSQSSTDEAGGSADSRPSDELKQRIMYCGLPVVSEGRIIGAALIGIDLENLLNGVPTALDSLNGKASLVTSDKIHYGFYIAHSDMSVVLDPKQNICINTDEIDIQDAADRILQGSAAIAKFMTGKRDHLFVAASPIRNTNWVMLGIVDSKGMLGALDEAQKFSMFLIFFGLFAMTAITMMVIRGVVFSINGVSMGLEEISRGRGDLTKRIAVQGRDEMSEVSDRFNKFIGYIQRLLLQIQDVINRLFGMSNQISDATSQVNESVQKILGNTQRITKATRESALTLEKTAAAIQEISANAQLVAKRSNRAYEESVQNRTKANQGMESVREASATIKGIERAVGDSSRVLEELKSQSRRIGKIVLTITAISRQTNLLALNAAIEAARAGEQGKGFVVVAENVKKLAEQSAKAAEEIGALIGEIQHKTNKAVDEMTQGKEKVQEGVGIINRAGGLLVEIGMASESVNVQVQDISKSSAEQSRNIEAVSSAIENLSLTTKTTTSEIDQVLDSIKLQKDNIFEMARITKHLAMVSEELKRMLTNFVLEIREDAPPAGEAAGEAGKAGAGEKNGTESAAEDQAAPQSGNQSGKPAA, from the coding sequence TTGAGTCTGCTCGGCAACCTGAAAATCAAGACGCGCCTTTTCATCACGATGATCATCGTGTCCGCAGTTCTGCTTGGCCTGAACCTGTACATCACCGGGATGATCCGCAATACCGTCAAATCGCAGATTCCCCTGCAGGTCCAGACGTTGTTGACGTCCGAAACCAACCGCCTCGAAACGATCGTCGAGTCGTACGAGAAACTGACCCGGTTCATTTCGAGACTGGACGCCACCGTGCAGTTTCTCTCGTGGACGCTCCAGCAGCCGGATGCGGTCGATGTGATCGAACAATGGCGCAAGGCGCTACATTCGCCGATGGCCCAGATGTCGAAAATCGGCGGCCGGGGAACCGGCGAAATCGCCGAAATAGCGATTCTTTCCGTCGACGGGAAAACCCGCTACCGCATCGGCAAGGGGGGGACGGTGCTCCCCGTGAATTCTGCGCCGTACGAACCGTTCGTTTCGGATATGAACATCGCGTCCATGACCGAGGATACATATTATAAATCGCCAATTATACTTGTACAAGAGTCGGCCTTTTCGCCGTCCGGGAAGGCAGATTCGCGCTCGTCATCGCAGAGTTCGACCGACGAGGCGGGCGGCTCCGCCGACTCCCGCCCGTCGGACGAACTCAAACAACGGATCATGTACTGCGGCCTGCCGGTCGTTTCCGAAGGGCGCATCATCGGCGCCGCCCTCATCGGCATCGATCTCGAAAATCTTCTGAACGGCGTGCCCACGGCACTCGATTCCTTGAACGGCAAAGCTTCGCTCGTAACATCCGACAAAATACACTACGGATTTTATATCGCTCACTCTGATATGAGTGTGGTCCTGGACCCGAAACAGAACATCTGCATCAACACGGATGAAATCGACATCCAGGACGCCGCCGACCGCATCCTCCAGGGAAGCGCGGCGATCGCCAAGTTCATGACGGGGAAGCGCGATCACCTGTTCGTCGCGGCTTCCCCGATTCGGAACACAAACTGGGTCATGCTGGGGATCGTCGACTCGAAGGGAATGCTCGGGGCGCTCGACGAGGCCCAGAAGTTTTCGATGTTCCTGATCTTTTTCGGGTTGTTCGCCATGACGGCCATCACGATGATGGTCATTCGAGGAGTCGTCTTTTCGATCAACGGCGTGTCGATGGGCCTCGAGGAGATTTCCCGCGGCCGAGGCGACCTGACGAAACGCATCGCGGTGCAGGGCCGTGACGAGATGTCAGAAGTGTCCGACCGGTTCAACAAGTTCATCGGGTATATCCAGCGGCTTCTCCTCCAGATACAGGACGTCATCAACCGCCTGTTCGGCATGTCGAACCAGATTTCCGACGCGACCTCCCAGGTCAACGAGTCGGTCCAGAAAATTCTCGGAAACACCCAGCGGATCACGAAGGCGACGCGCGAATCCGCGCTGACGCTCGAAAAGACCGCCGCCGCCATACAGGAAATCTCGGCAAACGCCCAACTCGTCGCGAAGCGTTCGAACCGCGCCTACGAAGAATCTGTCCAGAACCGGACCAAGGCCAACCAGGGCATGGAATCGGTGCGCGAAGCGTCGGCGACGATCAAGGGAATCGAGCGTGCCGTCGGTGACTCGTCGCGCGTTCTCGAGGAGCTGAAATCCCAGTCCCGGCGCATCGGGAAGATCGTTCTGACGATCACCGCGATTTCCCGCCAGACGAACCTGCTTGCGCTGAACGCCGCCATCGAAGCCGCCAGGGCCGGCGAGCAGGGCAAAGGCTTCGTCGTCGTAGCCGAGAACGTGAAGAAACTTGCCGAGCAGAGCGCCAAGGCCGCCGAGGAAATCGGCGCCCTCATCGGCGAAATCCAGCACAAGACGAACAAGGCTGTCGACGAGATGACCCAGGGGAAGGAGAAGGTTCAGGAAGGCGTCGGGATCATCAACCGGGCGGGCGGCCTGCTCGTCGAGATCGGCATGGCATCCGAGTCCGTCAACGTCCAGGTGCAGGACATCAGCAAGTCGAGCGCAGAGCAGAGCAGGAACATCGAGGCCGTCAGCTCCGCCATTGAAAACCTCTCGCTCACGACCAAGACCACGACGAGCGAAATCGACCAGGTCCTCGACTCGATCAAGCTCCAGAAAGACAATATCTTCGAGATGGCCCGGATCACCAAACACCTGGCGATGGTTTCCGAAGAACTCAAGCGCATGCTGACCAACTTCGTGCTGGAGATCCGGGAAGACGCTCCCCCGGCGGGAGAAGCCGCCGGCGAAGCCGGAAAGGCCGGTGCCGGGGAAAAGAACGGGACGGAATCTGCCGCCGAAGACCAGGCTGCACCTCAGTCGGGCAATCAGTCCGGTAAGCCGGCTGCCTGA
- a CDS encoding N-acetylmuramoyl-L-alanine amidase codes for MAFFPGRLVRTVILLFSVCAFVIGLLPVAHGEDLRITDIRFWQSPEEAQIVLDLNGVPRVTPVQSLMDGTIFFDIENVAFRPGRQSYPLNNAFVQTLSVQERVRGGVRVFLKPGEGVINRTFVLPANAEKPDRIVVFLGEPARSAESRRVQEVEEISRLKAGNVKIVVIDPGHGGEDPGARHNGIIEKDFVLQMGRLVKAYFDRDPRYKAILTRSGDYIIPLERRSQIAARYGADAFVSLHGNYNRKRDIAGLEVYYESPKGASGEAERLLVDAENRQDAVGGVGASLGGSTKQVIVQKQAEVMFLSRQLAEKTAMRLGQAVPGLSLRGVKRAGFKVLHSTAMPSVLIELGYMSNPSDAAKMRSSDAKTRLAQAVYLGVRDFLEGGIQQGYDAGYLEYVKKVEEEKRARAERLRKEQERRAKAIAASKPYTVNKGDTVASVAKKFKVSVAAVRDLNQFGKKRALKVGETIRIPGR; via the coding sequence ATGGCGTTTTTTCCCGGTCGGCTGGTACGAACTGTTATCCTCCTTTTTTCCGTCTGTGCGTTCGTCATCGGCCTCCTTCCAGTGGCTCATGGCGAAGATCTGCGCATTACGGACATCAGATTCTGGCAGAGTCCGGAAGAAGCCCAGATCGTTCTCGATTTGAACGGCGTGCCCCGCGTGACGCCCGTCCAGTCGTTGATGGATGGAACGATATTCTTCGATATTGAAAACGTCGCGTTCAGACCGGGCCGGCAAAGTTATCCTTTGAACAATGCGTTCGTCCAGACGCTGAGCGTGCAGGAGCGCGTGCGCGGCGGAGTACGGGTTTTTCTCAAGCCGGGGGAGGGCGTGATCAACCGGACGTTTGTCCTTCCTGCGAACGCCGAGAAACCCGACCGGATCGTCGTGTTCCTTGGCGAACCGGCGCGGTCGGCCGAATCGAGGCGGGTCCAGGAAGTCGAGGAGATCAGCAGGCTGAAAGCCGGTAACGTCAAGATCGTGGTGATCGATCCCGGGCATGGCGGCGAAGATCCCGGCGCCCGGCATAACGGCATCATCGAAAAAGATTTCGTTCTCCAGATGGGGCGTCTGGTCAAGGCCTACTTCGACCGGGATCCCCGATACAAAGCTATTCTCACCAGGTCCGGTGATTATATCATCCCGCTCGAACGGCGGAGCCAGATCGCCGCCCGGTACGGTGCCGATGCGTTCGTGAGTCTGCATGGCAATTACAACAGGAAGCGCGACATTGCCGGACTCGAAGTCTATTACGAATCACCGAAAGGCGCCTCCGGCGAAGCTGAGCGCCTGCTCGTCGACGCGGAAAACCGCCAGGACGCCGTCGGCGGGGTCGGCGCCTCGCTGGGCGGCAGCACCAAGCAGGTGATCGTCCAGAAGCAGGCGGAGGTCATGTTCCTGAGCCGCCAGCTCGCCGAAAAGACCGCTATGCGCCTCGGACAGGCCGTTCCCGGCCTCTCTCTCCGGGGAGTGAAACGCGCCGGCTTCAAGGTTCTCCACTCGACGGCGATGCCATCGGTCCTCATCGAACTGGGTTACATGTCGAACCCGTCGGATGCCGCGAAGATGCGCTCGTCCGATGCCAAGACGCGGCTCGCCCAGGCGGTTTATCTCGGAGTGCGAGATTTTCTCGAAGGCGGAATCCAGCAGGGATACGACGCCGGATACCTCGAATACGTAAAGAAAGTCGAGGAAGAGAAAAGGGCCCGTGCGGAGCGCCTCCGGAAGGAACAGGAGCGAAGAGCGAAGGCGATCGCGGCAAGCAAACCGTATACCGTGAATAAGGGTGATACGGTCGCTTCCGTCGCGAAAAAGTTCAAAGTGTCCGTCGCGGCCGTCCGCGACCTCAACCAGTTCGGGAAAAAACGCGCGCTGAAAGTCGGAGAAACCATTCGCATCCCGGGTCGCTGA
- a CDS encoding MBL fold metallo-hydrolase, producing the protein MKNRSMRRLIPAFLLVFLLAAAAFATGEPTVRVTVLDVGQGDAILVRTAEKTILIDAGDDKADAANAAIIPYFKKEGIKKIDVAVISHPHRDHFGGFIQLVQSFPIGEFVYSSDSMGSGDPEESSTDAQLYMKLHDAIVAKGIPYNKAKMGDKLDWGSDIKVEVLHAEDKSAIKRRFDLPDVATIDRAGSDTVKISANEQSLIIKLTAGKISYLFTGDAERGAEATAINVFRDKLQCTVLKSGHHGSKTSSGNPLMDLARPEYGVISVAAKNSFGHPNKETLEKYAFYKMKVFRTDQDGHVDSWTDGKTIHFSSNQSPLEFTKKPEIVSLTPTSATLQWVTNKPSDTRIYYGISDLGQSKLIANAATIHTVTLTGLKPGSVYSFRATSMDARIPDQYVTFDGTITTPAGDGVPLPQIDAFTINAKQVYARKPFKTRVKIVNPSSAETKNLNVILYHTAMSPDNILGQTGISRLKATGTSSIEFPVEISWLGQVELLVVLMKGKTIIDTETYTIDVQPKIIYVDCSHGNIEYFTGKFGGMKMDLFNSLGFQLRSVSKAITYDQLKDGFIFIFPEPTKPVTAEELAALKEFVSKGGSIMLYSRSDFGNRSVPELHNAILEGIGSSIRFNDDQFCDPTNNIGAPWRAWVQTYPSPIINGVSNILVRNSCSLIAKGNKGLEATKNISLLATGDDDSYNQNADNLDDAYIYASHTPKLPVPIAACEDLGTGRVACFGEVLYDDSLYQPNAQIHAPQFNRCVVQWLEASHEKSLRDLVRFVDEIAADQDAETRAVRYEALRDRVTEIVRTHLENGDASIVRDAFAGFDGKAVSDLRETVRGQLEFRVLHGETALSRESLTSF; encoded by the coding sequence ATGAAGAATCGATCGATGCGCCGCCTGATTCCAGCGTTTCTGCTGGTCTTTCTGCTTGCCGCGGCGGCTTTTGCAACAGGCGAACCCACCGTACGGGTCACCGTCCTCGACGTCGGGCAAGGCGATGCCATTCTCGTTAGAACGGCTGAAAAGACCATTCTTATCGACGCTGGCGACGACAAGGCAGATGCGGCGAACGCCGCCATCATTCCGTATTTCAAAAAAGAAGGCATCAAGAAAATCGATGTCGCGGTCATTTCACACCCTCACCGCGATCACTTCGGAGGCTTCATCCAGTTGGTCCAGTCGTTTCCGATCGGCGAGTTCGTGTATTCGTCCGATTCGATGGGCAGCGGCGACCCCGAAGAAAGCAGCACCGATGCACAGCTGTACATGAAACTTCACGATGCCATCGTCGCCAAGGGGATTCCCTACAACAAGGCAAAGATGGGTGACAAGCTCGATTGGGGCTCGGACATCAAAGTGGAAGTCCTCCACGCCGAGGATAAATCTGCCATCAAGCGGAGATTCGATCTTCCGGACGTCGCCACGATCGATCGAGCCGGGTCGGACACCGTGAAAATTTCGGCCAACGAGCAGTCCCTGATCATCAAGCTCACGGCCGGCAAAATCAGCTACCTGTTCACGGGCGACGCCGAGCGCGGCGCCGAAGCGACAGCGATCAATGTGTTCCGCGACAAACTCCAATGCACGGTTCTCAAATCCGGACATCACGGCAGCAAGACCTCATCCGGCAATCCGCTGATGGATCTGGCCCGTCCCGAATACGGCGTTATCTCCGTCGCCGCGAAGAACTCGTTCGGCCACCCGAACAAGGAAACCCTCGAAAAATATGCGTTCTACAAGATGAAGGTGTTCCGCACCGACCAGGACGGCCACGTCGATAGCTGGACCGACGGCAAGACCATTCATTTCAGCAGCAATCAGAGCCCACTCGAGTTCACGAAAAAGCCTGAGATCGTATCGCTCACCCCGACGTCGGCCACGCTCCAGTGGGTGACGAACAAGCCGTCCGACACCCGCATCTACTACGGTATTTCCGACCTCGGCCAGTCGAAACTTATCGCCAACGCCGCCACGATCCATACCGTGACGCTGACGGGACTCAAACCCGGCTCGGTCTATTCCTTCAGGGCCACCTCCATGGACGCCCGGATTCCCGACCAGTATGTGACGTTCGACGGAACGATCACGACCCCGGCCGGCGACGGCGTTCCCCTGCCCCAAATCGACGCCTTCACGATCAACGCAAAGCAGGTGTATGCCAGAAAACCCTTCAAGACCCGGGTGAAGATCGTCAATCCGAGTTCAGCCGAAACGAAGAATCTGAACGTGATCCTGTATCACACGGCGATGTCGCCGGATAACATCCTGGGCCAGACCGGCATCAGCCGTCTCAAGGCGACCGGCACCTCCTCGATCGAATTCCCCGTCGAGATCTCCTGGCTCGGCCAGGTGGAACTCCTCGTCGTCCTGATGAAAGGGAAAACCATCATCGATACCGAGACATATACGATCGATGTCCAGCCGAAGATCATCTACGTCGATTGCTCTCACGGCAACATCGAGTATTTCACCGGGAAGTTCGGGGGCATGAAAATGGATCTCTTCAACAGCCTCGGTTTCCAGCTAAGAAGCGTCTCGAAGGCCATCACCTACGATCAGCTGAAAGACGGGTTCATTTTTATCTTCCCCGAGCCCACGAAGCCTGTGACCGCCGAGGAACTGGCGGCACTGAAGGAGTTCGTTTCCAAAGGCGGCTCGATCATGCTGTATTCCCGTTCCGACTTCGGCAACCGGAGCGTGCCTGAACTGCATAACGCCATTCTCGAGGGAATCGGCAGTTCGATCAGGTTCAACGACGACCAATTCTGCGACCCGACGAACAATATCGGCGCCCCGTGGCGCGCGTGGGTTCAGACGTATCCCTCGCCCATCATCAACGGCGTCTCGAACATCCTCGTCAGGAACTCCTGTTCGCTCATCGCCAAGGGGAACAAGGGCCTCGAGGCGACCAAGAATATCTCCCTGCTCGCGACCGGCGACGATGACTCGTATAACCAAAACGCCGACAATCTCGATGACGCCTACATCTACGCGTCGCACACCCCGAAGCTGCCCGTTCCGATCGCCGCATGCGAAGATCTCGGAACCGGCCGCGTGGCCTGTTTCGGCGAAGTGCTCTATGACGACAGCCTGTATCAGCCGAACGCCCAGATTCACGCCCCCCAGTTCAACCGGTGCGTCGTCCAGTGGCTCGAAGCATCGCATGAGAAGTCCCTCAGAGATCTCGTGCGCTTCGTCGACGAGATCGCCGCCGACCAGGACGCCGAAACCCGCGCCGTTCGCTACGAAGCCCTCCGCGACCGGGTGACCGAGATCGTTCGCACCCACCTCGAGAATGGCGATGCCTCCATCGTTCGCGACGCATTCGCGGGGTTCGACGGCAAGGCCGTGAGCGATCTCCGGGAAACGGTCCGCGGTCAACTCGAGTTCCGCGTTCTCCACGGAGAAACCGCGCTGAGCCGAGAGTCCCTGACGTCTTTCTGA
- a CDS encoding DUF4080 domain-containing protein — protein sequence MKNPILVSLNTRHTHAGLACAMLQGFWQRVPERRQIDRIDHDLNMGTDSLVQELILRSPLLVGFSTYIWSLQHVLAVSGALKAACPDTFILLGGPEVTHQAELLMRRHSWIDAVIRGEGEATFEDLMLKLESGSGISGVSGLTHRKNGEIIHEPDREFISDLDIIPSPFQIGLYGRGNGFTYYEASRGCPYRCTYCLSSVNGPWRSFSLDRVRADLDWFIDSDYKQVRFADRTFNQDPGRAAAIIRHILERQKGNVQFHLELKADILDDELLELLGQAPADLFHLEIGVQSTDPQTLRAVSRAPDVPRLAENIKRLRARTHCHIHLDLLAGLPGESYERFLASLDEAVSWNPDTVQVGWVKVLRGTALERNVEAGELVCAPLPPYAVVRTNWLSAEEMVKIQDIGKIVEGIGNPGRFALTLDTLMRMRFKSVPSAMYEALATFWRTSRRPFYQFGPDAVRDGLSLFIASLDLSRSEQTIVSDVLAHEHRLTQKVPSGKSLPAPAFPAGETGSKLKLVPGLRVFWYATDPLAEHSFPVTTVLATPPCPVVYAHETDLSKTPRTVVPALSFMDRFLLAGAVEGAGLDAIVSTWNDLGYAEQPLSVWQARQAALLAAGHLFDPKLRRKPRNDSAVVSIDS from the coding sequence ATGAAGAATCCGATCCTCGTTTCGCTGAACACGCGCCACACCCACGCCGGCCTCGCCTGTGCCATGCTCCAGGGCTTCTGGCAGAGAGTTCCCGAGAGACGGCAGATCGACCGCATCGACCACGACCTGAACATGGGAACCGACTCCCTCGTCCAGGAGCTCATCCTCCGCTCGCCGCTGCTCGTCGGTTTTTCGACCTACATCTGGAGCCTCCAGCATGTGCTTGCCGTCAGCGGGGCCCTCAAAGCCGCCTGCCCCGACACGTTCATTCTGCTCGGAGGCCCCGAAGTGACACACCAGGCCGAGCTTCTGATGCGGCGCCACTCTTGGATCGACGCGGTCATTCGAGGCGAAGGCGAGGCGACATTCGAGGACCTCATGCTCAAGCTCGAGTCGGGAAGCGGCATCTCGGGCGTCTCCGGCCTCACTCATCGGAAGAACGGCGAGATTATCCACGAACCCGACCGCGAGTTCATCTCCGATCTCGACATCATCCCCTCCCCATTCCAGATCGGCCTGTACGGCCGGGGGAACGGTTTCACCTACTACGAGGCTTCGCGCGGCTGTCCCTATCGCTGCACCTACTGCCTCAGTTCCGTGAACGGGCCGTGGAGGTCGTTTTCCCTCGACCGCGTCCGCGCGGATCTCGACTGGTTCATCGACTCCGATTACAAGCAGGTGCGCTTCGCCGACCGCACGTTCAACCAGGACCCCGGCCGGGCGGCGGCGATCATCAGACATATTCTCGAACGGCAGAAAGGGAACGTTCAGTTTCACCTCGAGCTCAAGGCGGACATCCTCGACGACGAACTTCTCGAGCTTCTCGGTCAGGCGCCCGCCGATCTGTTCCATCTCGAAATCGGCGTCCAGTCGACCGACCCACAGACGCTCAGGGCGGTTTCCCGGGCCCCCGACGTCCCGCGACTCGCCGAAAACATCAAACGCCTGCGCGCCCGCACGCACTGTCACATCCACCTCGACCTTCTGGCCGGCCTCCCCGGCGAATCCTACGAACGGTTCCTCGCCTCGCTCGACGAGGCCGTTTCCTGGAACCCCGACACCGTCCAGGTCGGCTGGGTGAAGGTGCTTCGCGGAACGGCGCTCGAACGGAACGTCGAAGCCGGCGAACTGGTCTGCGCCCCCCTTCCCCCGTATGCCGTCGTCCGAACGAACTGGCTGTCGGCGGAAGAGATGGTGAAAATTCAGGATATCGGCAAGATCGTCGAGGGAATCGGCAACCCAGGCCGTTTCGCCCTGACGCTTGACACCCTCATGCGAATGCGCTTCAAAAGCGTGCCGTCAGCGATGTATGAGGCGCTCGCCACGTTCTGGCGCACGAGCCGGAGGCCGTTCTACCAGTTCGGCCCCGACGCCGTCAGGGACGGTCTATCTCTCTTCATCGCGAGCCTCGATCTCTCGAGATCCGAACAGACGATCGTGTCCGACGTTCTCGCGCACGAGCATCGCCTGACCCAGAAAGTGCCGTCGGGGAAATCGCTTCCGGCGCCCGCGTTCCCGGCCGGCGAAACAGGCTCGAAACTCAAGCTCGTCCCCGGACTGCGAGTGTTCTGGTACGCGACCGACCCTCTCGCGGAGCACTCGTTTCCCGTTACGACCGTCCTCGCCACCCCCCCCTGCCCCGTCGTCTACGCTCACGAGACAGACCTGTCGAAAACGCCCCGCACAGTCGTTCCGGCCCTCTCTTTCATGGACAGGTTTCTTCTCGCCGGCGCGGTTGAAGGCGCCGGGCTCGATGCGATCGTCTCGACCTGGAACGATCTCGGCTACGCTGAACAGCCGCTATCCGTCTGGCAAGCGCGGCAGGCCGCCCTGCTCGCCGCCGGCCACCTGTTCGATCCGAAACTCCGGCGGAAGCCCCGTAACGATTCCGCCGTCGTCTCCATCGATTCCTGA
- a CDS encoding glycerol-3-phosphate acyltransferase, which translates to MSHSILTYCLLVYLLGSIPFGDIFARLFRHGTVIKDGTWTTKASGDVFELLGMKLGIVVTALDILKGWLAMSPLLNRFIQPSDDAYALVVCLGGIFVVIGHCHSVFLGFRGGKGLAPTAGVLFTILPIPAFIAFLVWAALSFWGLSVRPGAVSAAGAMPVVSIPYIWFFAPDKLVYLYVVGALSICTMWEYRTSLVSYMGLGPSCPPPAPPADQAKPKS; encoded by the coding sequence ATGAGTCATTCGATTCTCACGTATTGCCTGCTCGTCTACCTTCTCGGGTCGATCCCGTTCGGCGATATTTTCGCAAGGTTGTTCCGGCACGGGACCGTCATAAAGGACGGAACATGGACGACGAAAGCCTCGGGAGACGTTTTCGAACTCCTCGGCATGAAACTCGGCATCGTCGTGACGGCGCTCGACATTCTCAAGGGCTGGCTAGCGATGTCTCCCCTGCTGAACCGGTTCATCCAGCCTTCCGACGATGCGTATGCTCTCGTCGTGTGCCTCGGCGGCATTTTCGTCGTCATCGGCCATTGCCATTCGGTTTTTCTCGGGTTCAGGGGCGGAAAAGGCCTCGCGCCGACGGCCGGCGTGCTCTTCACGATTCTTCCGATCCCCGCGTTCATCGCGTTTCTCGTCTGGGCGGCCCTTTCTTTCTGGGGCCTCTCGGTCAGGCCCGGTGCGGTAAGCGCAGCAGGCGCCATGCCCGTCGTGAGCATTCCCTACATCTGGTTTTTTGCGCCGGACAAACTCGTTTACCTGTATGTCGTGGGCGCCCTTTCGATCTGCACGATGTGGGAGTATCGGACCAGCCTGGTGAGTTACATGGGCCTCGGCCCGTCCTGCCCGCCGCCTGCTCCTCCTGCAGATCAGGCGAAACCGAAATCCTGA
- a CDS encoding zinc ribbon domain-containing protein, producing the protein MPTYTYRAKTPEKSCDTCRECYEIIQRMSENALTACPDCGSEIVRFMHATPTVRDDSTKNILSDDNLKKHGFKKLVNRGGGKYDEVV; encoded by the coding sequence ATGCCTACATATACGTATCGCGCCAAGACCCCCGAGAAGTCCTGCGACACCTGCCGCGAATGCTACGAAATCATCCAGCGGATGAGCGAGAATGCCCTGACGGCCTGCCCCGACTGCGGCAGCGAGATCGTCAGGTTCATGCACGCCACCCCGACCGTGCGCGACGACTCGACGAAGAATATCCTTTCCGACGACAACCTGAAAAAGCACGGCTTCAAAAAACTCGTCAACCGCGGCGGGGGCAAATACGACGAGGTGGTCTGA
- a CDS encoding ferritin family protein: protein MLEYAMGMEIKAQALYETLSKLSKDKLSKAKLKFLAETERAHKEILVALFEKIVPGKKPTPRSFEHAGEDSMKIDPGVGFMELLQTALEGEDASYRLYNHVAEKVKNPESKKLFRQLAETELQHRHHLEQEIAILSECPLPSAIEKEPWWREELD, encoded by the coding sequence GTGCTCGAGTATGCCATGGGTATGGAAATCAAAGCCCAGGCCCTTTATGAGACCCTTTCAAAGCTCAGCAAAGATAAACTTTCCAAGGCAAAGCTCAAGTTCCTGGCCGAGACGGAGCGCGCTCACAAGGAAATTCTGGTCGCCCTGTTCGAGAAAATCGTCCCCGGGAAAAAGCCCACCCCTCGTTCCTTTGAACACGCGGGCGAAGATTCGATGAAAATCGATCCGGGCGTCGGATTCATGGAACTCCTCCAAACCGCCCTCGAGGGCGAGGATGCGTCCTATCGCCTGTACAATCATGTTGCCGAGAAAGTGAAAAACCCCGAATCCAAAAAGCTGTTCAGACAACTTGCGGAAACCGAGTTGCAGCATCGCCATCATCTCGAGCAGGAAATCGCAATTCTTTCCGAATGCCCGCTTCCCTCCGCCATCGAAAAAGAACCTTGGTGGCGCGAAGAATTGGACTGA